Part of the Aurantiacibacter aquimixticola genome, GCACCTATAACACCTTCGCCACTTTCGATGCGCTCTGCATCGTGCAGGTGCTGGAGCGTGAGGATCCCTCGGGTCTGTCCTTCGATGCGAACGGCATCCCGATTTTCCCGTCGGGTGACTTCGACTCGGTGCAGAACAACGATGTGGATGAACTGACCTATGCGGCATACGTTCAGGCCAACTTCGACGGCGACTTGGGTAATGTTCCGGTTCGCGGTAACCTCGGCGTTCGCGCCGTGCGCACAGAAGTCGAATCGACCGGTTTCCGCACGTCACTGATTTCCGTCATCGACGATACGGATCCCGAAGCCATAACCTTCCGTCTGATCGAAGATGCGGACAATCTGACGAGCGTCACCGCAGACAACACGTACACGAAGTTTCTTCCGAGCTTCAACCTGACTGCGGAACTGACGCCGGATATTCTTGGCCGAGTTGCGGTTTATCGGGCGCTTTCGCGTCCCGATCCCTCTGCCCTCGGCTTCGGGCGCACCTTCTCCATCGCTACGGATGAAGATACGGTGTTCACCTCGATCGAAGATGCGCTCGGCATCGTGACGGCGAACGGCAACCCGTTCACCGATCCTCTGATGTCCTGGAACGGCGATGTGTCGCTCGAATGGTATCCCGACGAGGATTCGATCTTTGCGGTGAGCGCTTACTACAAGAGCTTCAATGGCGGTTTCGAAATCATTGGCACGACCGAATCGTTCATTGTCGATGACTCGCCAGTCGAAGCTCTCGTGAGAACAGTGGACACGATCGACGAAACGAGCACGATCTACGGCTTCGAAGTTTCGGCCGCGCATCGCTTCACCTGGCTGCCCGCGCCGCTCGACGGTCTGGGGTTCAAGGTTGGCTACAACTACGCGCAGTCCGATTTCGAGTTCGAGGACGATACGCTTGGCGAGATCGCTACGCTGAATGACGACGGCACGATCACCGTGGTCAACGGCCTGATCCCGCCGGCGGATATCTTCGGCCTTTCGAACCACGTCGTCTCCGCACAGGCCTATTACGAGATCGGCCCGCTCGAATTCCAGGGCGTGTGGAAGTATCGCTCCGACTACTTCCAGCAGTTCGTCGCGACGCCGGGACGCATCCGCTACGTGGATGACACCAGCATCTTCGAAGCGCGCGTTTCGTTCGAGCTGAGCGACAATGTCACGTTCCGCCTCGAAGGGCTCAACCTCTTCAACGAGCCGCGCTTCGACTATCGCGGCGCGCCCGACGATTTCGGTGCGGTCTCGGTCTACGGGCCGCGCTATTTCGCAGGGGTTCGGTTCAAGTTCTGAACCGGATGTCGGGGGTGCCAACCTCCCTTGGCGCCCCCGACTTTCACCACGCTGGAATTGGTAGGACAAATATCGTAGAGCATCGTTAAACCGGGCTATCGAGGACTTCGGCAGGGACTTATGACCGCGAAACGGCTGTATCAGGACATCGCCCGCAAGATCGCGGAATTGATCGACGCGGGCGCATATCCCGCCGGTTCGCGCCTTCCGGGCGAGCGTGATCTTGCAGAGAAGTTCGGCGTCAGCCGGGTGACCATTCGAGAGGCGGAGATTGCTCTCCAGGCCATCGGCCGGCTCGAGATCAAGACAGGTTCCGGCGTCTATGTCAGCGAGAGCAAGCCGCAGCTGGTCGATGCCATGCCCAGCGCGAGCGCGTTCGAAGTGACCGAAGCCCGGCTGCTGGTAGAAGCGGAAGCGGCGGCACTGGCAGCGCGCAACATCACCGATGCCGATATCGCCAGGCTGGAAGAGCTGATCGAGGCGATGGGCGACAGCGATGCCGACGCAGCCAATGCGGCGGATGAGAAGTTTCACGAAACCATCGCGCAGGCGTCGAACAATTCCGCCATCGTTCACACCGTCAAGCAGCTTTGGCAGATGCGCGAGACCATCCCGCAGGTGAAGCAGACCTATGAAGCGGTGTGCGTTCACGATGCCAAGCAACGTATCGAGGAGCATCGCGAAGTGTTCGATGCACTGAGAGCGCGTGATGCGGGCGCGGCGCGCGCGGCGATGCGTGGACATTTCCAGCGCCTGCTCGAAGCGATGCTGGAAACGACGGAAAAGCAGGCGCTGGCCGAAGTGCAACAGCGTGCGAGCGAGAGCCGCGAACGCTTTCTGGCGGCAGCGAAGCTAAACTGACCGCAACCCTCTATTGGTATGACAGAGGTCTGTTTTCTGGCATACGGAACTGGTTGACAGGCCTCGCTGGTGTCCTACTATCTCCGGCAATTATAAGGGAAGGGACTCAGGATGCTCGGCAGGCTCGCGCTTTCAGCGGTGGCAGTGGTGTGCGTGGCGCACCCCGTTGCGGCACAGGACATCTTGGTCAGCACGCAGGCCCAGTATGAGCGCGCCGCCGACGAGGTCGAGGCGGGCAACACCATCGTCCTTGCGGACGGCGAATGGCGCGATTTCGAAATCGTCATTACCGGCGAGGGCCGCGCCGACGCCCCGATTACCCTGCGCGCACAGACGCCGGGCGGCGTCATACTGACCGGACAATCGAATTTGCGGATCGGCGGCGAGCATGTCGTCGTTTCGGGCCTCGTCTTCCGCGATGGCTACAGCCCGACCGGTGAAGTCATTTCCTTCCGCCGCGACAGTGACGATCTGGCCCGCAATTCGCGCGTGACGGAAACGGTGATCGACGGGTTCAGCAAGCCCAACCGGACCGAGACGGATTACTGGGTGGGCATTTACGGCCAGAACAATCGCTTCGATCACAATCACCTGTCCGGAAAGACCAATGCCGGTGTCACGCTCGCCGTGCGGCTGAACACGGAGGAAAGCCGGGAGAACGATCACCGCATCGATCATAACTATTTCGGCCCGCGGCCCAATCTCGGCAGCAATGGCGGGGAGACGCTGCGCATCGGCACCAGCCATTATGCGCAGTTCGCTTCCAACACGACAGTCGAGAACAATGTCTTCGATCGGACCAGCGGCGAAGTCGAGATTATCTCCTCCAAGTCGGGCGGCAATACGCTGCGCGGAAATCTTTTCCTGCGTTCTCGCGGCGGGCTGACGCTGCGCCACGGCGATGGCAATCTGGTGGAAGGCAATGTCTTCCTTGGCCAGGGCGTTGATCATACGGGCGGCATTCGTGTCATCAACCAGCGCCAGACGGTGCGCGGCAATTACATGGAAGGGCTGCGCGGCACCGGATTTGCGAGCGCGCTGACCGTGATGAACGGCGTGCCCAACTCGCCGGCGAACCGCTACGTTCAGGTCGTCGATGCGGAAATAGAGCGCAACACGATCATCGACAGCACGCGCATCACGCTTGGCGCGGGCGCCGATGAAGAACGCAGCGCGGCGCCGGTGGACACCAGCTTTGCGTCCAATCTGATGTCCGGCCAAGGCGAAGGCCCATTCATCCGCGTTGACGCCGATGTTTCAGGCATCGATTTTGCAAACAATGCGGTGCTTTCGGGCGTGCTCGACGACGCGGTGGCCGACTTGCCGCGCGCGGATAGCGAGATGGTGCGCGCCGCCAACGGGCTTCTCTACCCCACCGATACCGCCCTTGCCGATATCGGCGTCCCGCGGGACATGCGGGTGCTCCAGCTCTCCGATGTCGGTATCGACTGGTACCCCAAGCCGGGCGAGCCGGCCGAGTTCGGAAGCGGGCAGCGCATCGTGGTCGGCGAAGGCGCATCGGCATTGCTCGCGGCGATGGCCGGGGCGCAGGACGGCGATCAGATCGTCCTGTCGCCGGGCACCTACGAGATCGACCGCACAATCCCGGTCGCTGCGCGGGTGGCCGTCAGCGGATCGCCCGATGGCGAGACGGTGATCACTTTCGCCCGCCCGACGCTCTTCGAATTGCAGACGGGGGGCGGATTGCGGCTTTCCGACCTGACCATCGATGGTGCCGCTGCGCCCGATTCCTCTGCCAACGCGGTCATCCGCACTTCCACCATGCCGGTCAGCGGCAATCTGGCGATCGAGATGGATGGCGTCACCGTCCGCAATCTCGACGTCAATAGCGATTTCGACGTGATCTATTTCGGCGCATCGACGCTGGCGGACAGCGTTCGCATCATCGACAGCACCTTCACGGATATCAGCGGGACGGTCGTCTCCGCTGCGTCCGAAGCGGACGATCAGGGCCGTTACAATGTCGAATATCTCGACATCGAAGGATCGCAATTCCGCAATGTGCGCGGCGGTGTGGCGGACGTCTATCGCGGCGGGCGGGACGAAAGCACCTTCGGCCCGCATGTCGGCATCACCGGCTCCAGCTTCGTCGATGTGGGCGAGGGGTCGGGCGCATCGCTGACGTTGCACGGCGTCCAGCGCACGGAGATTGCGCGCAACCGCTTCGAAAGCTCGGCCCCGATTGCCATCACCCACACGGTGGGCGTGCCGGTGACCGCGCTCAGCAATAACGATTTCGTCGCGACGCCGGAGCCGCTCCTTACCGAGATGAACTATCCCGGCGAACCGCGTGTCGAGATGGTGGACAACACTTACGCTGCGGAGGTCGGCCAATGAAGATGCTCGCGCTTACTCTTGTCGCATCGGCAGCGGCGCTGACCGCAACGCCCGCCCTGGCGGCGGAGCGACCCGAGGACGCGGCTGCTGTAGCCGCGCAAGAAACTTATCCGACGCTGTTTGCCGAGGAAATGGCGCGCGCCGAAACCTTCGTCGACGCCATGATGGCGGAAGGCATCACCGTGCCCGTGCCGCGCGACCCGGGCGGCGGCTACACGCATGAGCAGCATAAGCGGAACTACCGCGCCATGCTGCTGGCGGGCCAGCTCTACGAACTCACAGGCGAGCAGCGATATTTCGCGTTCGTTCGGGACATGCTGCTCGAATATGCGGAGCTTTATCCGACGCTTGGCGATCATCCGGCGCGCGCGAACCAGAATGTCGGGCGATTGTTCTGGCAGGTGCTGAACGACGCCATGTGGATGGTGCATGCGGTGCAGGCCTACGAGACGATCCGCGACGATCTGACGGCGGCTGAGCGCCAGCGTATCGACGACGATGTCTTTCGCCGGGCGGCCGATTTCCTTTCGGTCGAATCCGAAGCGACGTTCAACCGTATCCACAACCACGCCACCTGGGCGACCGCTGGGGTCGGCATGACGGGCTATCTGCTCGGTGACGAAGAGCTGGTACAAAAGGCACTTTACGGTACGGCGGGCGATGGCGAAGCGGGCTTCCTGCGGCAGACCGAACTGCTCTTCTCGCCCGACGGATATTACACCGAAGGGCCCTATTACCAGCGCTTCGCCCTGCTGCCCTTCATGGTGTTTGCGGGCGCGATCGATCGCAACCAGCCCGATCTGGAGATTTTCGAATATCGCGACGGCATCCTCGAAAAGGCTCTGCTGACAACGATCCAGCTGACCTATGACGGCTATTTCTTCCCCTTCAACGATGCGATCCGCGACAAGAGCCTGAACACGGCGGAACTCTATGAAGGTGTGGCCATCGGCTATGCGGTGACGGAAAATCCCGCCTTGCTCGACATTGCCCGCTTCCAGGGCCGCACGGTCATCTCCCAGGCCGGCCTCGAAATGACGCGCGCGCTCGATGCCGGACGCGCCGAGCCGTTTCCGTTCCGCTCCCTGCTGTTTACCGACGGGCCCGAGGGCGATCAGGGCGCGGTCGCGGTGCTGCGCGACGGGACCGGGCCGGAGCATCTGGCGGTGGTCATCAAGAATGCCTCGCAAGGCATGGGCCACGGCCATTTCGACAAATTGAGCTGGCAGCTTTACAATCGCGGCGAGGAAATCGTGCGCGATTACGGCGCGGCGCGCTTCCTCAATATCGAGGCGAAGGAGGGCGGACGCTACCTGCCCGAGAACGAGACGTGGGCGAAGCAGACCGTCGCCCACAATGCGCTGGTGGTGAACGAGCGCAGCCATTTCTACGGCGACCGCGACCTCGCCGACCTTTCCGCGCCCACGCAGCTGGCGTTCGAAGCGGGCGAGGCGTTCCAGTACAGCGCCGCGAGCATCGACGATGCCTACCCGCAAGATGGCGTGGCGATGACGCGGGTGCTGGCGCTGGTCGAGGTGGAAGGACTGTCCCAGCCCGTCACGCTCGACGTGCTGCGCGCCGAGGGGCAGCGCAATGCGACCTTCGA contains:
- a CDS encoding FadR/GntR family transcriptional regulator produces the protein MTAKRLYQDIARKIAELIDAGAYPAGSRLPGERDLAEKFGVSRVTIREAEIALQAIGRLEIKTGSGVYVSESKPQLVDAMPSASAFEVTEARLLVEAEAAALAARNITDADIARLEELIEAMGDSDADAANAADEKFHETIAQASNNSAIVHTVKQLWQMRETIPQVKQTYEAVCVHDAKQRIEEHREVFDALRARDAGAARAAMRGHFQRLLEAMLETTEKQALAEVQQRASESRERFLAAAKLN
- a CDS encoding polysaccharide lyase 6 family protein is translated as MLGRLALSAVAVVCVAHPVAAQDILVSTQAQYERAADEVEAGNTIVLADGEWRDFEIVITGEGRADAPITLRAQTPGGVILTGQSNLRIGGEHVVVSGLVFRDGYSPTGEVISFRRDSDDLARNSRVTETVIDGFSKPNRTETDYWVGIYGQNNRFDHNHLSGKTNAGVTLAVRLNTEESRENDHRIDHNYFGPRPNLGSNGGETLRIGTSHYAQFASNTTVENNVFDRTSGEVEIISSKSGGNTLRGNLFLRSRGGLTLRHGDGNLVEGNVFLGQGVDHTGGIRVINQRQTVRGNYMEGLRGTGFASALTVMNGVPNSPANRYVQVVDAEIERNTIIDSTRITLGAGADEERSAAPVDTSFASNLMSGQGEGPFIRVDADVSGIDFANNAVLSGVLDDAVADLPRADSEMVRAANGLLYPTDTALADIGVPRDMRVLQLSDVGIDWYPKPGEPAEFGSGQRIVVGEGASALLAAMAGAQDGDQIVLSPGTYEIDRTIPVAARVAVSGSPDGETVITFARPTLFELQTGGGLRLSDLTIDGAAAPDSSANAVIRTSTMPVSGNLAIEMDGVTVRNLDVNSDFDVIYFGASTLADSVRIIDSTFTDISGTVVSAASEADDQGRYNVEYLDIEGSQFRNVRGGVADVYRGGRDESTFGPHVGITGSSFVDVGEGSGASLTLHGVQRTEIARNRFESSAPIAITHTVGVPVTALSNNDFVATPEPLLTEMNYPGEPRVEMVDNTYAAEVGQ
- a CDS encoding heparinase II/III domain-containing protein — encoded protein: MKMLALTLVASAAALTATPALAAERPEDAAAVAAQETYPTLFAEEMARAETFVDAMMAEGITVPVPRDPGGGYTHEQHKRNYRAMLLAGQLYELTGEQRYFAFVRDMLLEYAELYPTLGDHPARANQNVGRLFWQVLNDAMWMVHAVQAYETIRDDLTAAERQRIDDDVFRRAADFLSVESEATFNRIHNHATWATAGVGMTGYLLGDEELVQKALYGTAGDGEAGFLRQTELLFSPDGYYTEGPYYQRFALLPFMVFAGAIDRNQPDLEIFEYRDGILEKALLTTIQLTYDGYFFPFNDAIRDKSLNTAELYEGVAIGYAVTENPALLDIARFQGRTVISQAGLEMTRALDAGRAEPFPFRSLLFTDGPEGDQGAVAVLRDGTGPEHLAVVIKNASQGMGHGHFDKLSWQLYNRGEEIVRDYGAARFLNIEAKEGGRYLPENETWAKQTVAHNALVVNERSHFYGDRDLADLSAPTQLAFEAGEAFQYSAASIDDAYPQDGVAMTRVLALVEVEGLSQPVTLDVLRAEGQRNATFDLPLHYSGHIMRLGFDPARNVAERPVLGSGHGYEHIWVDGRATPDAAGSFMTWILDGRFYTYRFVPTQGMEVILGESGANDPNFNLRREPLAIQRVDGVQAATFVSLLESHGLYDGAAEQTVESDSQIAALRHHRQGAYDLVTIETLAGEEVAVAISWDADPNATHSATFEGREITWQGYAARVVLTGGE